In Halalkalibaculum roseum, a single window of DNA contains:
- a CDS encoding MotA/TolQ/ExbB proton channel family protein translates to MTDLFFAGGPLFMGILTLLLLIICAIAVYQFIQISRGNVEHETTFRHRLTYIKSLGLFSLVFGIFTQLLGLYQAFSAIEMAGDVSPAILMGGLKVSMISTMYGMIIFLISYLLWLGLDYTVKNSTSQQIQ, encoded by the coding sequence ATGACTGATTTATTTTTCGCCGGCGGACCACTGTTTATGGGCATACTAACGCTACTCTTACTAATTATATGCGCCATAGCAGTATACCAATTTATTCAAATTAGCCGAGGGAATGTAGAACATGAGACTACTTTCAGGCACCGGTTGACTTATATTAAATCGTTGGGACTTTTCTCTTTAGTCTTCGGGATATTTACGCAATTGCTGGGTTTATACCAGGCATTCTCAGCGATAGAGATGGCCGGTGATGTTTCTCCGGCAATATTGATGGGCGGATTGAAAGTATCCATGATTTCCACCATGTATGGGATGATCATCTTCTTGATCTCATATCTGCTTTGGCTGGGTCTAGATTATACCGTCAAGAACAGCACTAGTCAGCAGATTCAGTAA
- a CDS encoding LytR/AlgR family response regulator transcription factor, with the protein MLKLRTHIIFWLAVTVLLTVLFGNVFESYILSFYFVSMLLPVAVGTSYFFNYYLVPKFLLKQRYIRFTVYFLYLLIISTYLEMWVITGSFVLLADLNYRSLSPVVTNIFVLAIILYFIVFLKAFVLLVKRSFKMQDKSKVLEAEKNKMLKGFLTVRADRKQTNIPFDSIDYIESVGDYIKIVTDSDDPILSYERISHIIKKLPEHFLRIHRSFIVNGRKVDMFSKNDLNVNGTTLPISRTYKKRVNSKLTRRKK; encoded by the coding sequence ATGCTCAAATTACGTACTCATATCATTTTCTGGCTTGCCGTTACCGTACTGCTTACGGTTTTATTCGGCAATGTTTTTGAGAGCTATATCCTCTCATTTTACTTCGTTTCCATGTTGCTTCCCGTAGCGGTGGGTACTTCCTATTTCTTCAACTACTACCTGGTGCCCAAATTCTTGCTTAAACAGCGTTATATCAGATTTACCGTGTATTTCCTCTACCTGCTTATCATCTCAACCTACCTGGAAATGTGGGTGATCACAGGCTCTTTCGTACTGCTGGCTGATCTCAATTACAGAAGCCTGAGTCCGGTGGTAACCAATATTTTCGTACTCGCCATTATCCTTTATTTCATAGTGTTCCTAAAGGCCTTTGTACTGCTGGTCAAACGTTCCTTCAAAATGCAGGACAAATCAAAGGTACTGGAAGCTGAAAAAAACAAAATGCTCAAAGGCTTTTTGACGGTACGTGCCGACCGCAAGCAGACTAATATTCCCTTTGATTCCATAGACTATATTGAAAGTGTAGGTGATTATATAAAAATTGTTACCGATTCTGATGATCCTATTCTAAGCTATGAACGGATCAGCCACATCATCAAAAAACTGCCCGAACATTTCCTTCGCATTCACCGCTCTTTCATTGTCAATGGCCGAAAGGTCGATATGTTTTCGAAGAATGATTTGAACGTAAATGGAACAACCCTGCCCATCAGCAGAACCTATAAAAAGAGGGTTAATAGTAAGCTTACAAGGAGAAAGAAGTAA
- a CDS encoding OmpP1/FadL family transporter, translating into MYLLRIRNSTSSLLKQILVLFISMLFAISTYAQTGHVMSGVGAIDQSMSGAGTVALPLDGLSGLYANPATLTHFEGITLDVSLQIMRPSGTLYSSIQENAFGPSFPSATISGSTESTAGPFPIPAIALTYVPEKSNWAFGFSAYGVGGFGVDYEMTPTNPITTPQAPSGFGFGAIPSEFQLLQVAPSIAYRVNNKLSIGFSPLLNRSSLEVNPFPAATPDDGNGDGFYSYPDGPKTSALGIGYSIGLNLKNINNFHFGISYKSTQHFADLNFNSSDETGNPREFSFNLDYPSILTGGLSYTGINRLLMAFDVKYIDFSRTDGFNRNGYDETGAVQGFGWESIFVYTAGLQYELTRKLPIRFGYSYNPCPINHDDSFFNVSAPAIIEHHISTGASYPLSSKIQLSGAFQYGVKNSTQGQWIGPQGSMAGTEVKNELSTSIFIFGLSFDL; encoded by the coding sequence ATGTATTTACTGAGAATAAGAAATAGCACAAGTTCACTACTCAAGCAAATCCTGGTATTGTTTATATCGATGCTATTCGCAATTTCAACATATGCCCAAACCGGTCACGTCATGAGTGGTGTGGGAGCCATCGACCAATCCATGTCCGGAGCCGGAACAGTAGCTCTGCCCCTTGATGGATTAAGCGGTCTGTATGCAAATCCGGCAACATTAACCCATTTCGAGGGAATAACTTTGGATGTTAGCCTTCAAATTATGAGGCCTAGCGGCACCCTATACTCATCAATTCAGGAAAATGCATTTGGCCCAAGTTTCCCCAGCGCAACAATTTCGGGATCAACCGAAAGTACCGCAGGTCCCTTTCCAATTCCTGCTATTGCATTAACCTACGTGCCTGAAAAATCAAATTGGGCATTCGGTTTTAGTGCTTACGGGGTCGGGGGTTTTGGTGTAGATTATGAAATGACTCCGACAAACCCCATCACCACACCCCAAGCCCCCAGCGGCTTTGGGTTCGGAGCAATACCCTCTGAATTCCAACTACTACAGGTGGCACCCAGCATTGCCTACAGAGTAAACAACAAGCTTTCTATCGGATTTTCCCCACTGTTAAATCGTTCCTCCCTGGAAGTAAATCCATTCCCCGCAGCAACTCCCGATGATGGAAACGGGGACGGGTTTTACAGTTATCCGGATGGCCCTAAGACATCTGCCCTGGGTATCGGCTATTCTATTGGTCTAAACCTCAAAAACATAAATAACTTCCATTTTGGAATCTCCTACAAAAGCACTCAGCATTTTGCTGATCTGAACTTTAATTCATCTGATGAAACAGGAAATCCAAGAGAATTCAGCTTTAACCTGGACTACCCCTCTATACTTACAGGAGGTTTAAGTTATACCGGAATAAACAGACTTTTGATGGCATTTGATGTTAAATACATCGACTTCTCACGAACTGATGGTTTTAATAGGAACGGATATGATGAAACTGGTGCCGTACAAGGTTTCGGATGGGAAAGCATATTTGTCTACACTGCCGGTTTGCAATATGAGTTGACCCGGAAACTTCCTATTCGATTTGGTTACTCCTACAATCCTTGTCCAATTAATCATGACGACTCGTTTTTCAATGTTTCCGCCCCCGCTATTATTGAACATCACATAAGTACTGGTGCTTCATACCCGCTATCTTCTAAAATTCAGCTAAGTGGCGCCTTCCAATATGGGGTAAAGAATAGTACTCAAGGGCAATGGATAGGTCCACAGGGAAGCATGGCGGGTACGGAAGTCAAAAATGAACTATCAACTTCCATATTCATATTCGGACTCAGTTTTGACTTGTAG